In Candidatus Melainabacteria bacterium, a single window of DNA contains:
- a CDS encoding EAL domain-containing protein: MTWRFSNPGQLRMASSDNNKVVQGVVAVLVLGAACAYLMSSGPTGANLTTWMNERKAVLSELQQIESSFRDAEIAQQSYIGTGNDAYMEQFKQFVRSGNAQLFKLRNEHGEAYGDKFRPIEQRLQALSEQLRVSAEARKQQGENAARDLYVTSREYRERMKLWKDIGDAEQYEISLLENKATKDGDALSYVRYICFIFIGLMIFGVWIVLGSRQPALKDAEEKNRLLVAELEAAKAQLDRLANIDFLTEVLNIRGLQAVLPIEENRTGRVGGQLVAVLINVDNFRKINESLGHAVGDIVLKELGKRVGGTLRPSDHVARVGGDEFLIILPDTQLAYAMRVAERIRLAISESPLRCSSELISITVSVGVATLPPKITSIEEVLQVTRSALKRSKTAGKNRISLAREGTSPEPEAGPVTRDIVEVLCDGKDFRTVFQPIIDLGSDQVAGYEMYSRGPDGAFESPADFFRVCVENNVLTTVDILCLKLCIAQTANTGNHLRFHINLFPSTILDTPIDNLIALFPTDRSGKSFCVEISEQQFVGDPGYLRDHVNALKQAGILVAIDDVGFGRSSLESLILLEPDLVKVDRKYVSGVSREPAKARLLKRVVNVAKSLGAEIVAEGIEVKDDLPILKEIGVHYGQGYYWGDLLEVLPSSTTPKPAFQPEKR; the protein is encoded by the coding sequence TTGACATGGCGTTTTAGCAATCCTGGTCAACTGCGCATGGCATCGTCTGACAACAACAAAGTAGTGCAGGGCGTTGTCGCGGTTCTGGTTCTCGGTGCTGCATGTGCTTATTTGATGAGCAGTGGTCCGACTGGCGCTAATTTGACTACATGGATGAACGAGCGCAAAGCTGTCTTGTCTGAATTGCAGCAGATAGAATCGTCTTTCCGTGACGCAGAGATTGCGCAACAAAGTTACATAGGCACCGGCAATGATGCCTACATGGAACAGTTCAAACAGTTTGTGCGCAGTGGCAATGCGCAATTGTTCAAGTTGCGCAACGAACACGGCGAAGCTTATGGCGATAAGTTCCGTCCTATTGAACAACGTCTGCAAGCCTTGAGCGAGCAGTTGCGTGTGAGCGCCGAAGCTCGCAAGCAGCAGGGTGAGAACGCCGCCCGCGACCTTTACGTGACTTCTCGTGAGTACCGAGAGCGCATGAAGTTGTGGAAAGATATTGGCGACGCCGAACAATACGAAATTTCTCTGCTTGAAAATAAAGCCACCAAAGATGGTGATGCTCTCAGTTATGTTCGATACATTTGCTTTATCTTCATCGGGTTGATGATTTTTGGTGTCTGGATTGTGCTCGGCTCGCGTCAACCGGCATTGAAAGACGCTGAAGAGAAGAATCGTTTGCTCGTTGCTGAACTGGAAGCTGCGAAAGCTCAACTCGATCGATTAGCCAACATCGATTTCCTCACAGAAGTTTTGAACATTCGCGGACTGCAAGCTGTATTGCCAATTGAAGAAAATCGTACCGGACGGGTCGGCGGGCAGTTGGTTGCAGTACTGATCAACGTCGATAATTTCCGCAAGATAAATGAGAGCCTCGGGCATGCAGTAGGCGACATTGTCTTGAAGGAGTTGGGCAAACGTGTGGGTGGCACGCTACGACCGTCAGATCACGTTGCGCGTGTAGGTGGTGACGAGTTTCTCATCATTTTGCCCGATACGCAATTGGCTTATGCCATGCGTGTTGCTGAGAGAATTCGCCTGGCTATCTCTGAATCTCCATTGCGTTGCTCATCAGAGTTGATCAGTATCACTGTTAGTGTAGGTGTGGCCACTTTGCCACCAAAAATCACATCTATTGAAGAGGTATTGCAAGTCACTCGCTCGGCGTTGAAGCGCAGCAAAACGGCCGGGAAAAATCGCATCTCTCTGGCACGGGAAGGCACATCTCCTGAGCCAGAAGCAGGACCAGTCACGCGCGATATCGTAGAGGTGCTTTGCGACGGCAAAGATTTCCGCACGGTATTTCAGCCTATCATTGACCTGGGCAGCGACCAGGTCGCCGGCTATGAGATGTACAGCCGTGGACCCGATGGAGCTTTCGAAAGCCCTGCTGATTTCTTCAGGGTCTGTGTGGAAAACAACGTTCTCACCACCGTCGACATTTTGTGCCTTAAGCTTTGTATTGCGCAAACTGCCAACACTGGTAATCATCTGCGTTTTCACATCAATCTTTTTCCAAGCACGATTCTTGATACACCAATAGACAATTTGATTGCGCTTTTCCCGACCGATCGAAGTGGCAAGTCGTTTTGCGTAGAAATTAGTGAGCAGCAGTTTGTTGGTGACCCCGGGTATCTTCGAGATCACGTCAATGCTCTGAAGCAAGCTGGAATTCTGGTGGCAATAGACGACGTTGGATTTGGCAGAAGTTCATTGGAAAGTTTGATTTTGCTGGAGCCGGATCTGGTCAAAGTTGACCGCAAGTACGTTAGTGGTGTGTCGCGCGAACCCGCGAAAGCACGCCTTCTGAAGCGCGTCGTCAATGTGGCGAAATCGCTGGGAGCCGAAATCGTCGCGGAAGGAATTGAAGTAAAAGATGACCTTCCGATTCTTAAAGAAATCGGCGTGCACTACGGGCAGGGCTACTACTGGGGAGACTTGCTTGAAGTGTTGCCGTCCAGTACGACACCGAAACCGGCATTCCAACCAGAAAAGCGTTAG
- a CDS encoding tetratricopeptide repeat protein, whose translation MERTRPGCILQFHRPINQQGGRQRCRPLLFRVYFGLRQVIESEWDILKRYGDFKVTTRCLGTVALAATLLLGCSQSEETYVKPRQFALEQCELGHYTQAEARLIPLIKTMKANHAQSLANATQQLAWVYMCDGKFKEAEDLASKAQFSHDKNDSSDVESRILDAYTLASIYLREGKFAQAEPLFKDAIEMRRQLTKENKPPATDKIVEAPRLAPLELGMAKLEFETGRYKEASNRLQEVVKLAEADRLDNKPGSGVVLAQALLTIAALDEANGKFLDAESIINRVMALKGSGLNGHSNLTLGTMLGLLSVLTAQHRYREADALAQHVWLEMNTLFREDHPDLLRAKLLNMPNVHHMHPEVPNAELQSVHERLIASYADTYGADSPYLIAPYELAGLYSLTISDYESAESNLRAALALTTKRLGEHHPRTIRVVDDLALTLGFKDLNTKTKTDLAEAQSLARQAIANLNESTPEDNPVRARALGVLASIYMVEGNNEAAYKAFQDYLAVSKKVNYEDPVDRIRFLKNYQTVCEKTGHTAEARRIKALFADTTPVVHASVGKSGKVPLLLK comes from the coding sequence ATGGAGCGCACCCGTCCCGGGTGCATCCTCCAGTTCCACCGTCCGATAAACCAACAAGGAGGACGACAGCGATGTCGTCCTCTCTTATTTCGTGTATATTTTGGATTGCGTCAGGTTATAGAAAGTGAGTGGGATATTTTAAAGCGCTACGGCGACTTCAAAGTCACCACTCGTTGCTTGGGCACTGTTGCCCTTGCCGCGACGCTGCTGCTCGGGTGTTCTCAATCTGAAGAGACTTATGTAAAACCTCGGCAATTTGCTCTGGAGCAGTGCGAGCTGGGCCATTACACCCAGGCTGAGGCCAGGCTGATTCCGCTAATCAAGACTATGAAAGCGAATCACGCCCAATCATTAGCCAATGCAACACAGCAGCTGGCGTGGGTTTATATGTGTGACGGCAAATTCAAAGAAGCTGAAGATCTCGCTTCCAAGGCGCAGTTTAGTCACGACAAAAACGATTCTTCCGATGTCGAAAGTAGAATTCTCGACGCCTATACCCTTGCCTCCATTTATTTGAGAGAGGGCAAGTTCGCGCAGGCTGAGCCATTGTTCAAAGATGCGATCGAGATGCGCCGTCAACTGACGAAAGAGAATAAGCCACCAGCAACCGACAAAATTGTCGAGGCACCGCGGCTGGCGCCACTCGAGCTGGGCATGGCGAAGTTGGAATTTGAGACCGGCAGGTACAAAGAAGCTTCGAATCGGCTGCAAGAAGTGGTGAAGCTGGCGGAGGCGGATCGACTGGACAATAAACCCGGGTCGGGGGTGGTATTAGCTCAGGCGCTGTTGACGATTGCTGCGTTAGATGAAGCCAACGGTAAGTTTCTGGATGCAGAAAGTATCATCAATCGGGTTATGGCTTTGAAGGGGAGCGGACTCAATGGGCATAGTAATCTGACTCTCGGGACGATGCTAGGTTTACTGTCTGTGTTGACAGCGCAGCACCGTTATCGCGAGGCTGATGCACTAGCCCAGCACGTTTGGCTTGAGATGAACACGCTGTTCAGGGAAGACCACCCCGACCTTCTGCGGGCGAAACTGTTGAACATGCCGAACGTTCATCATATGCATCCGGAAGTCCCAAATGCCGAGTTGCAGTCTGTTCACGAACGACTGATCGCCAGTTACGCTGATACTTACGGTGCCGACAGTCCATACCTGATTGCGCCATATGAGTTAGCCGGGCTCTATTCGCTCACTATTAGTGATTACGAGTCAGCCGAGTCTAACCTTCGCGCTGCGCTTGCCCTGACGACGAAGCGGTTGGGCGAGCACCACCCTCGCACCATTCGAGTGGTTGACGATCTTGCCCTGACACTCGGATTCAAAGATCTGAATACCAAGACTAAAACTGATCTCGCCGAGGCTCAGAGCCTGGCCAGGCAGGCAATTGCGAATCTGAACGAGTCAACGCCCGAAGATAACCCGGTTCGTGCCAGAGCGCTTGGCGTTTTAGCCAGCATTTACATGGTGGAAGGTAACAATGAAGCCGCCTATAAGGCATTCCAGGACTATCTTGCAGTTTCGAAAAAGGTCAATTATGAGGACCCGGTCGACCGCATTCGATTCCTCAAAAACTACCAGACAGTTTGCGAAAAGACCGGACACACAGCTGAAGCGCGCCGTATCAAGGCGCTGTTTGCCGATACTACTCCTGTCGTTCACGCAAGCGTGGGCAAATCGGGTAAGGTGCCTCTACTCTTAAAGTAG
- a CDS encoding glutamine synthetase type III: MSTMTENKKAHSHRNGGNNTHSSSRRAAIQAIQSREPVSASVDYTRTTVSEIYGSNVFNRHIMRTMLPKAVYKAVLRCLDHGERLDSNHADIVANAMKDWAISKGCSHFTHWFMPMTGLTAEKHDSFLVSGGDEGLAILEFSGKVLIQGEPDASSFPSGGIRSTFEARGYTGWDPTSPAFIMESTNGKTLCIPTVFCSFSGHALDKKTPLLRSLEAINKQATRMLHLLGKKEVKRVVCTVGPEQEYFLIDEAFYLQRPDLINAGRALFGAKPPKGQEMEDHYWGSIKERVLAYMMETENELYKLGVPVKTRHNEVAPAQFEVAPVFENSNVATDHNMVLMEVFRKTALKHGLRCLFHEKPFSGVNGSGKHNNWSMADDEGNNLLEPGKTPQENTQFLVVLAAVIRAVNKHAKLVRASVAFAGNDHRLGANEAPPAIISIFLGDKLTEVVQQIISGKAATGNLSGRTIEFGVSTLPALPRDDSDRNRTSPFAFTGNKFEFRAVGSSQSIAWPNTILNAIVAESLDYMATEIENLIISGTELNAAVQQVVKKTLAENERILFNGDNYSQEWHDEAEKRGLPNLKSTIEALPVLIEDDAKKLFSKYGILQEDELVSRYNIMLEGYCKTINVEALLTANMATTMILPAALEYQNRVATTVVQTKQAISGINLTSQEGMLRELAEKVNKLRENIETLESLRHIHKEDDHDDVYNHAKFYQNKVLPAMNEVRAVADELENIVDDSLWPLPKFREMLYIY, encoded by the coding sequence ATGAGTACTATGACAGAAAATAAGAAAGCACATTCACATCGGAATGGTGGCAATAACACCCATTCCAGCAGTCGTAGAGCGGCTATTCAAGCGATTCAATCCCGCGAGCCAGTGTCGGCATCTGTTGATTACACAAGAACTACCGTATCTGAAATTTACGGCTCGAATGTTTTCAACCGTCATATCATGCGCACAATGTTGCCGAAAGCGGTTTATAAAGCCGTTCTTCGCTGCCTGGACCACGGTGAGCGTCTTGACTCAAATCATGCAGACATCGTTGCTAACGCTATGAAAGATTGGGCAATCTCCAAAGGCTGCTCACACTTCACGCACTGGTTCATGCCGATGACCGGTTTGACCGCAGAAAAGCATGATTCATTCCTCGTCTCTGGTGGCGATGAAGGTCTGGCTATTCTCGAATTCTCCGGCAAAGTCTTGATTCAAGGTGAGCCTGACGCATCGAGCTTCCCTTCGGGCGGCATCCGCTCCACATTCGAAGCCCGCGGATACACCGGTTGGGACCCAACCAGCCCTGCTTTCATCATGGAAAGCACCAACGGCAAAACGCTCTGTATTCCGACAGTATTTTGCTCGTTCAGCGGTCACGCGCTGGACAAAAAGACACCACTTTTGCGCTCGCTTGAAGCCATCAACAAGCAAGCAACAAGAATGCTTCACCTTCTCGGAAAGAAGGAAGTTAAGCGCGTTGTCTGCACCGTTGGACCAGAACAAGAATATTTCTTGATCGATGAAGCCTTCTACTTGCAGCGCCCTGACTTGATCAACGCTGGTCGCGCTCTCTTCGGCGCCAAGCCTCCGAAGGGTCAGGAAATGGAAGACCACTACTGGGGTTCAATCAAAGAACGCGTACTCGCGTACATGATGGAAACAGAAAACGAACTCTACAAGCTTGGTGTTCCTGTTAAGACCAGACACAACGAAGTTGCACCTGCGCAGTTCGAAGTTGCACCGGTTTTCGAAAACAGCAACGTCGCCACCGACCACAACATGGTGCTCATGGAAGTCTTCCGTAAAACAGCTTTGAAGCACGGTTTGCGTTGCCTCTTCCATGAAAAACCATTCAGTGGTGTCAATGGCAGTGGCAAACACAACAACTGGTCTATGGCTGACGATGAAGGCAACAACCTTCTCGAACCAGGCAAAACACCGCAAGAAAACACTCAATTCCTCGTTGTTCTCGCTGCTGTAATTAGAGCCGTCAACAAGCATGCCAAGCTGGTTCGTGCCAGCGTTGCTTTTGCCGGTAACGATCACAGACTTGGCGCCAACGAAGCACCACCTGCCATCATCAGCATCTTCCTCGGTGACAAGTTGACCGAAGTTGTGCAGCAAATCATCAGCGGTAAAGCAGCAACTGGAAATCTTTCCGGACGCACAATCGAGTTTGGTGTTTCCACATTGCCTGCATTGCCTCGCGATGATTCCGACCGTAACCGCACTTCACCATTTGCTTTCACAGGCAACAAGTTCGAGTTCCGCGCCGTGGGCAGCAGTCAATCGATTGCCTGGCCGAACACGATTCTCAACGCCATCGTTGCAGAATCGCTCGACTACATGGCTACTGAGATCGAAAACCTGATCATCTCCGGTACCGAACTCAACGCCGCTGTTCAGCAGGTCGTGAAGAAGACTCTCGCAGAGAACGAGAGAATCTTGTTCAACGGCGACAACTACTCGCAAGAGTGGCACGACGAAGCGGAAAAACGTGGTTTGCCTAACTTGAAGAGCACCATTGAAGCATTGCCTGTTTTGATCGAAGACGATGCTAAGAAGCTCTTCTCGAAGTACGGCATTTTGCAGGAAGATGAACTCGTTAGCCGCTACAACATTATGTTGGAAGGCTACTGCAAGACAATTAACGTTGAAGCGCTGTTGACTGCCAACATGGCGACAACGATGATTCTGCCTGCAGCACTCGAGTATCAAAACAGAGTTGCCACGACAGTCGTTCAGACGAAGCAAGCAATCAGTGGTATCAATTTGACATCACAGGAAGGCATGCTCCGTGAGTTGGCTGAAAAGGTCAACAAATTGCGCGAAAACATCGAAACGCTCGAATCCTTGCGCCATATACACAAGGAAGATGATCACGACGATGTCTACAATCATGCCAAGTTCTACCAGAACAAAGTTCTTCCTGCGATGAACGAAGTTCGGGCAGTGGCTGATGAATTGGAAAATATCGTCGACGACTCACTGTGGCCGTTGCCGAAGTTCCGCGAAATGCTCTACATCTACTAA
- a CDS encoding YjbQ family protein encodes MKAFTKYLWFETKERREYIRITDDVQAFCKESGLRDGFILVSAMHITAGVYINDWESGLLKDIDKWVEKLAPVDPSYQHHQTGEDNGDAHLKRILINHQVTVPVTDGKLDLGPWEQIFYAEFDGMRRKRVVLKALGI; translated from the coding sequence ATCAAAGCCTTCACCAAGTATCTATGGTTCGAAACCAAAGAGCGCAGAGAATACATCCGAATAACAGACGACGTGCAGGCCTTTTGTAAAGAATCGGGCCTGCGCGACGGTTTTATATTGGTTTCTGCGATGCACATAACCGCGGGCGTATATATAAATGATTGGGAAAGCGGCCTGCTCAAAGACATTGACAAATGGGTGGAAAAACTGGCACCAGTTGATCCTTCCTATCAACATCACCAGACTGGTGAAGACAACGGAGATGCGCATCTAAAGCGGATCTTGATCAATCATCAAGTGACGGTGCCAGTCACTGATGGCAAATTGGATCTGGGACCATGGGAGCAAATTTTTTACGCGGAATTCGACGGCATGCGACGAAAGCGTGTCGTGCTGAAGGCTTTGGGCATATAA
- a CDS encoding tetratricopeptide repeat protein has protein sequence MPSIKVKLLNVIALTALVSSSVPLAFAGDGQQSKVGKSQSKAPQATVAQALSKPDKSDSVAEQAQSEQLDQSEQSESSDVRAASAEASNDAAADYSAALERAATARRIGLNQALEHYDLARYYWSRWNLKMAELEYQAAIMFSPDLKVAHRDLCLLSMFTAQPSRCLAELMMVVGLGEPIPLNEDERIAFKKNAAKLHNQQGIAYGRKNRWDRAIAEFKWALTYSPGNAAIERSLAFSYANKGDFELAETAYMRSFSEDPADGYAHADFAFLLADNGGGDRAIKQLSEAVKLEPQDPALHVDMGWMAESKGDLATAQTEFQQAVKLSPKHAGLWAHLGKVFEREGKAEAATSAYSHALALDPGQDEAKERLESLKSHQPSAPSAPSHSDSTKHES, from the coding sequence ATGCCATCTATCAAAGTTAAGCTGCTCAATGTGATTGCGTTGACCGCGCTCGTTTCTTCATCTGTTCCGCTGGCATTTGCGGGCGATGGGCAGCAGTCGAAAGTCGGCAAGTCGCAATCGAAAGCGCCTCAGGCGACAGTGGCACAGGCGCTGTCGAAGCCGGATAAATCTGACTCAGTCGCGGAACAGGCGCAGTCTGAGCAATTGGACCAATCGGAGCAATCTGAGTCGAGTGATGTGAGAGCCGCTAGTGCAGAAGCTAGCAATGACGCTGCCGCTGACTATTCTGCTGCTCTGGAACGCGCCGCTACGGCTCGAAGAATCGGACTCAATCAGGCTCTGGAGCACTATGACCTGGCTCGCTATTACTGGTCGCGCTGGAATTTGAAAATGGCTGAGCTTGAATATCAGGCAGCCATCATGTTTTCGCCTGACTTGAAAGTGGCGCATCGCGATTTGTGCTTGCTGTCTATGTTTACGGCCCAACCGTCGCGTTGTCTCGCTGAGTTGATGATGGTAGTCGGGCTCGGTGAGCCAATTCCGTTGAATGAAGACGAGCGAATCGCCTTCAAGAAGAATGCCGCCAAACTGCACAACCAGCAGGGAATAGCTTATGGGCGCAAGAATCGCTGGGATAGAGCGATTGCCGAGTTCAAGTGGGCACTCACTTATTCGCCTGGAAACGCTGCCATTGAGCGCTCTCTGGCTTTCTCGTATGCCAACAAGGGAGATTTCGAACTGGCTGAAACGGCTTACATGCGCAGTTTTAGCGAAGATCCAGCCGACGGATATGCGCACGCTGACTTCGCCTTCTTGCTTGCCGACAACGGTGGCGGCGACCGCGCTATAAAGCAACTTTCCGAGGCTGTTAAGCTCGAACCTCAAGACCCCGCGTTGCACGTGGACATGGGCTGGATGGCTGAAAGCAAGGGCGATCTGGCGACTGCGCAGACTGAATTTCAGCAAGCGGTCAAGCTGAGTCCGAAGCACGCCGGGCTCTGGGCGCATCTGGGCAAAGTATTTGAACGCGAAGGAAAGGCTGAAGCTGCCACCAGCGCCTATTCTCACGCTCTCGCTCTTGACCCCGGTCAGGACGAAGCCAAAGAGCGCCTCGAAAGTTTGAAGAGTCACCAGCCAAGCGCGCCATCGGCGCCGTCGCACTCGGACAGTACCAAGCACGAATCCTGA
- a CDS encoding LpxI family protein codes for MAEVSAADKINEAGPKSGTLGLIAGDGTLPLLLAKSAKARGLKVVCLALTDEAYRNVETTADVTIKIAPGQIGRNFKLLQDNKCNYAVFIGKIRKLNLLKNIHKFDWTAVRELTQLSNLTDDSIQVRMGELIEGLGIKVLTQSEFLRELFPDVGVITKREPNAKEYIDIEYGMQIAKEIARLDIGQTVIVRNRILLAVEAAEGTDEAIKRAVQLARGPVVVVKVAKPGQDQRFDIPAVGMTTLESMKCEEGGGVLALAANETMIVEREEMIARADACGISIVAV; via the coding sequence GTGGCGGAAGTTTCCGCAGCCGACAAAATCAATGAAGCAGGTCCGAAGTCCGGCACGCTTGGGCTCATCGCCGGTGACGGCACCCTTCCGCTGTTGCTCGCGAAATCTGCCAAGGCGCGTGGCCTCAAGGTTGTTTGCCTGGCCCTGACAGACGAAGCTTATCGGAACGTTGAGACCACCGCCGACGTTACCATCAAAATCGCGCCTGGTCAGATCGGTCGCAATTTCAAGCTGCTGCAGGACAATAAGTGCAATTACGCCGTTTTTATCGGAAAAATTCGCAAGCTAAATCTTCTCAAGAACATCCATAAGTTCGACTGGACTGCCGTTCGCGAGCTCACCCAGCTTTCCAATTTGACTGACGACAGCATTCAAGTTCGCATGGGCGAGTTGATCGAGGGGCTAGGCATCAAGGTTCTAACTCAATCCGAGTTTCTGCGGGAATTGTTTCCCGATGTCGGCGTAATCACAAAACGTGAACCCAACGCGAAAGAATACATAGATATCGAATACGGCATGCAGATTGCCAAGGAAATCGCACGCCTGGATATTGGTCAGACTGTCATTGTTCGCAATCGCATTCTTCTGGCTGTCGAAGCGGCTGAGGGTACAGATGAAGCAATCAAGCGGGCTGTGCAGCTTGCGCGCGGTCCTGTGGTTGTTGTGAAAGTTGCCAAACCTGGGCAGGACCAGCGCTTTGACATTCCTGCAGTGGGCATGACGACGCTTGAATCGATGAAATGCGAGGAGGGTGGCGGCGTTCTGGCGCTGGCAGCCAACGAAACCATGATTGTCGAGCGCGAAGAGATGATTGCCCGAGCCGATGCTTGCGGCATTTCGATAGTCGCCGTTTAG
- a CDS encoding ATP-binding cassette domain-containing protein: MLKIDHATVRRNGINILDDISIEISEGEHTAIIGPNGSGKSILIKLITRHIYPVAHSDGRPAVSIFGQTTWNVFDLRKLLGIITPELQIAFTAAGGITGIDAVLSGYFSSQGTFSHQLVTDEMRHDALAALDDMGASHLAEKTLETMSTGESRRVLIARALVHRPRALLLDEPTSGLDIVGRRHFLETLRGLAAKGCALLIVTHHIDEIVPEIKRVVLMKGGKIHSDGEKVSLLTRGKLSSVFGMDVDVRCSKEGYFTADLQSRSLHAEEC; the protein is encoded by the coding sequence ATGCTTAAAATCGACCACGCAACAGTTCGCCGCAACGGCATCAACATTCTCGATGACATATCCATCGAAATTTCGGAAGGTGAACACACAGCCATTATTGGACCGAATGGCAGCGGAAAATCCATTCTCATCAAGTTGATTACCCGACACATTTATCCGGTTGCGCATTCTGATGGAAGACCTGCTGTATCGATATTCGGTCAAACTACATGGAACGTTTTCGATTTGAGAAAATTGCTCGGCATCATTACGCCGGAATTGCAAATTGCTTTCACTGCCGCGGGCGGCATTACAGGTATCGATGCAGTCTTGAGCGGATACTTCTCAAGCCAGGGTACATTCAGCCACCAGCTAGTGACTGATGAAATGCGCCACGACGCATTGGCCGCCCTGGATGACATGGGCGCATCTCACTTGGCTGAAAAGACTCTTGAGACCATGTCAACGGGAGAGTCGCGCCGCGTTCTAATTGCACGCGCACTTGTGCACCGACCGCGCGCTCTGCTGCTCGACGAACCTACAAGCGGGCTCGACATTGTTGGTCGTCGGCATTTTCTTGAAACGCTGCGCGGACTTGCCGCTAAAGGATGCGCGCTGCTCATCGTGACGCACCACATCGACGAGATCGTTCCGGAGATCAAGCGCGTTGTCTTGATGAAAGGGGGCAAAATACATAGCGACGGTGAAAAGGTGTCTTTGCTGACGCGAGGCAAACTGTCATCAGTATTTGGTATGGATGTCGATGTCAGATGTTCTAAAGAAGGCTATTTTACTGCTGACTTACAAAGCAGATCGCTTCACGCCGAGGAGTGTTGA
- a CDS encoding peptidase S10 produces MSEKTTAATATDDDAKKRLKEQVNKLLSQDNWKSKGSIKLGGKSLKYKAIAGFIPVTAGGLDEKRGEPEAAIFTISYLMEDAEATDRPVCFVFNGGPGSSSVWLHLGALGPKRVVVDDDGKMPTPPYKAVDNQRSWFEHFDLVFIDPPHTGYSLTASEEARKKMLGVDGDVDALTECIRTWLSEHRRWGSRIFLAGESYGTTRGAALADKLTDKGIALSGLILVSCAMDFQSIVFAPRNDLPYSLFLPGFACVAQYHGKLSGPLGESPEAARAAAESFVEEDYLHALHAGARLSQSKRASVAARMSDLTGLPVSLIEEKNLRISDETFFFDLLRDKGLIVGRLDARAISPMAASRTRNWEFDPGMESIVAPYTMAAHAYMIEQLGIETNDRYEIFSMDAHKQWNFNRGEEKGNSFTCTSPDLSRALRRNPHLKVFVASGYYDLGTPYSATDWSLSQLDAPPDVLARVQHHYYDAGHMMYTREKDMKKLKDDLAGWLS; encoded by the coding sequence ATGAGCGAGAAAACAACTGCGGCAACGGCGACAGACGACGACGCTAAAAAGCGGCTGAAAGAACAAGTCAATAAGCTGCTCAGTCAGGATAACTGGAAAAGCAAAGGCAGCATCAAGCTGGGTGGCAAGTCGTTGAAATACAAAGCCATTGCCGGTTTCATACCTGTCACCGCAGGCGGGCTCGACGAAAAGCGAGGCGAGCCTGAAGCCGCAATTTTCACCATATCTTATTTGATGGAAGACGCCGAGGCGACCGACCGTCCAGTGTGTTTTGTATTCAACGGCGGTCCGGGTTCGTCATCCGTCTGGCTCCATCTGGGAGCCCTCGGTCCCAAGCGGGTGGTCGTCGATGACGATGGAAAAATGCCAACGCCGCCCTACAAGGCTGTTGACAATCAAAGGTCATGGTTTGAGCACTTCGATCTGGTGTTCATCGATCCGCCTCACACAGGCTATTCACTGACAGCAAGTGAAGAAGCCCGAAAAAAGATGTTAGGAGTTGATGGCGACGTCGATGCACTCACTGAATGTATTCGAACCTGGCTCAGCGAGCACCGCCGATGGGGCTCCAGAATTTTCCTTGCAGGAGAAAGCTATGGCACTACGCGTGGTGCGGCACTAGCTGACAAATTAACCGACAAAGGTATCGCGCTGTCAGGTTTGATCCTGGTCTCATGCGCGATGGACTTCCAAAGCATCGTCTTTGCCCCTCGCAATGACCTTCCATATTCATTGTTCCTCCCGGGTTTCGCGTGCGTTGCACAGTATCATGGAAAACTTTCCGGTCCGCTGGGCGAATCGCCAGAAGCAGCGCGGGCTGCAGCCGAAAGTTTTGTCGAGGAGGATTACCTGCATGCACTTCACGCCGGCGCTCGACTCTCTCAGTCGAAACGAGCGAGCGTTGCAGCCAGAATGTCGGATTTGACCGGACTTCCGGTTTCGCTAATAGAGGAAAAGAATCTGCGTATCAGTGACGAGACATTCTTCTTCGATTTACTTCGCGATAAGGGATTGATCGTCGGTCGATTGGACGCACGAGCCATTAGTCCGATGGCGGCCAGCCGCACTCGTAACTGGGAGTTCGACCCCGGCATGGAGTCGATCGTCGCCCCTTATACCATGGCGGCACACGCATACATGATTGAGCAATTGGGCATCGAGACCAATGACCGATACGAAATCTTTTCAATGGACGCACACAAACAGTGGAACTTCAACCGCGGGGAAGAGAAAGGAAATTCTTTCACCTGCACAAGTCCTGACTTGTCGCGCGCACTGCGCCGAAATCCGCATCTTAAAGTCTTTGTAGCAAGCGGATATTACGATCTCGGCACACCTTACAGTGCAACAGATTGGTCCCTCTCCCAACTGGACGCACCACCCGATGTGCTCGCCCGAGTACAACACCACTATTACGATGCTGGGCACATGATGTACACGAGAGAGAAGGACATGAAGAAGCTCAAGGACGATCTGGCAGGGTGGTTATCATAA